Proteins from a genomic interval of Paenibacillus lentus:
- the wecB gene encoding non-hydrolyzing UDP-N-acetylglucosamine 2-epimerase yields MSKIKVMTIFGVRPEAIKMAPLILELQKHKEHIESVVCVTAQHRQMLDQVLDVFKIVPDYDLDVMKPNQTLNEITIRVLGGLESVLREAKPDIVLVHGDTLTTFLASYAAFLQGIKIGHVEAGLRTWNKWSPYPEEMNRQLTGVLADLHFAPTEWSANNLRKENKPESSIYITGNTITDVFQYTVQPDYSNSVLDFAAGKRLILMTAHRRESQGEPHMNIFRAVKRIADEFEDVAIVYPVHPSPPVREPAHATLGGHPRIQLIEPLDVVDFHNIYPHTHLIVTDSGGMQEEAPSFGVPVLVLRDTTERPEGIEAGTLELVGTEEEMVYERIKALLTDTSLYESMSHAANPYGDGKASERIVNAIYHHFGINDRRPEDFHRKFTNSIDQ; encoded by the coding sequence ATGTCGAAAATTAAAGTAATGACGATTTTTGGTGTTAGGCCTGAAGCGATTAAGATGGCTCCGCTCATTCTTGAGCTGCAAAAACACAAGGAGCATATCGAATCGGTAGTTTGCGTGACGGCTCAACACCGCCAAATGCTTGATCAGGTTCTTGATGTGTTCAAGATCGTTCCGGACTATGACCTGGATGTCATGAAGCCGAATCAGACCCTGAATGAGATTACAATTCGGGTTCTAGGTGGGCTGGAGAGTGTTCTGCGTGAGGCGAAGCCCGATATCGTGCTTGTTCATGGAGATACGCTAACGACATTTTTAGCCAGTTATGCGGCATTTCTGCAAGGCATTAAGATTGGGCATGTTGAGGCAGGGCTGCGGACCTGGAATAAATGGTCCCCATATCCGGAGGAGATGAATCGCCAATTGACCGGTGTTCTAGCCGATCTGCATTTTGCGCCTACAGAGTGGTCTGCTAACAATCTGCGTAAGGAGAATAAGCCTGAGTCAAGTATATATATCACAGGCAATACGATTACTGATGTGTTTCAATATACTGTACAGCCTGATTACAGTAATTCAGTGCTGGACTTTGCCGCGGGTAAGCGGCTTATTCTCATGACGGCTCATCGTCGGGAGTCCCAAGGAGAGCCGCACATGAATATTTTCCGTGCTGTAAAGCGCATTGCTGATGAGTTCGAGGATGTGGCTATCGTATATCCGGTTCATCCAAGTCCTCCGGTTAGAGAACCAGCGCATGCTACATTGGGGGGACATCCTCGTATTCAACTGATTGAGCCTTTGGATGTGGTTGACTTCCATAACATCTATCCGCATACCCATTTAATCGTTACCGATTCTGGTGGGATGCAGGAGGAGGCCCCATCTTTTGGTGTTCCGGTTCTCGTGTTGCGGGATACGACTGAGCGTCCAGAGGGTATTGAAGCTGGAACGCTTGAGTTGGTTGGCACGGAAGAGGAGATGGTTTATGAACGGATTAAGGCGTTGTTGACGGACACTTCGCTGTATGAATCGATGAGTCATGCGGCAAATCCTTATGGAGACGGAAAGGCATCCGAGAGAATTGTCAATGCTATATATCACCATTTCGGCATTAATGATCGTCGCCCAGAGGATTTTCACAGAAAGTTCACAAATTCCATTGATCAATAA
- a CDS encoding ATP synthase subunit I, with protein MDDLGSIVKAVFRITFLLLFALLFGWAVLPEYRPILAGFVLGLAIGLIYVRFLSFKVRQFIQLVVSEEQRKFSFGFITRICLVFIAVMVAVKFEQVSLITVIIGIFVPQLLTIPVSIFIGIRNKA; from the coding sequence ATGGATGATTTAGGTTCCATTGTCAAAGCCGTATTTCGGATTACGTTTTTGCTCCTGTTCGCGTTGTTATTCGGATGGGCTGTTCTCCCGGAGTACAGGCCGATTCTCGCCGGATTTGTTTTGGGGCTGGCTATTGGTTTGATTTATGTCCGCTTTTTATCTTTTAAAGTACGACAATTTATACAGCTCGTAGTCAGTGAGGAGCAGCGGAAATTTAGTTTTGGTTTTATCACTAGAATTTGTCTAGTTTTTATAGCCGTAATGGTTGCGGTCAAGTTTGAGCAGGTCTCGTTAATAACCGTTATTATCGGGATATTTGTACCACAGTTATTAACAATTCCAGTGAGTATCTTCATCGGAATTCGTAATAAAGCTTGA
- the glyA gene encoding serine hydroxymethyltransferase produces MDHLKKQDPAVLEAMNLELKRQQNNIELIASENIVSEAVIEAMGSVLTNKYAEGYPGKRYYGGCEHVDIVEDIARDRAKELFGAEHVNVQPHSGAQANMAVYLAALNPGDTVLGMNLAHGGHLTHGSPVNASGLLYNFVAYGVQEDTFLIDYDEVRKAAFKHRPRLIVAGASAYPRIIDFEKLASIANDVGALFMVDMAHIAGLVAAGLHPNPVPHAHFVTTTTHKTLRGPRGGMILCRKPWAAAIDKAVFPGSQGGPLMHVIASKAVALGEALQPSFKTYAENVVKNAKVLAETLVAEGLNLVSGGTDNHLMLIDTRNLNITGKDAEHVLDSIGITVNKNAIPFDPTSPFVTSGIRIGTPAATSRGMDEAAMKSIGQIIALVLKNSKDESVLEQARKQVRALTDQFPLYPELSYE; encoded by the coding sequence ATGGATCATTTGAAAAAACAGGACCCTGCAGTATTGGAAGCTATGAATCTGGAGCTGAAGCGCCAACAGAACAATATCGAGTTAATTGCTTCCGAGAACATTGTAAGTGAAGCGGTGATCGAGGCCATGGGCTCCGTGCTGACGAATAAGTATGCCGAGGGATATCCAGGAAAACGTTATTACGGCGGCTGTGAGCATGTCGATATCGTAGAGGATATTGCTCGTGATCGTGCGAAGGAATTGTTTGGTGCGGAGCATGTTAACGTTCAGCCTCACTCCGGAGCTCAAGCCAACATGGCGGTATATTTGGCCGCGCTGAATCCTGGAGACACCGTGCTCGGCATGAACCTTGCTCATGGCGGACATTTGACGCACGGAAGCCCGGTAAATGCTTCAGGATTGCTTTATAACTTCGTTGCTTATGGCGTGCAGGAAGATACATTCCTCATCGATTACGATGAAGTGCGTAAAGCTGCTTTCAAGCATCGCCCTCGTCTCATTGTAGCTGGAGCTAGTGCTTATCCGCGGATTATCGATTTTGAAAAGCTGGCTTCCATTGCTAATGATGTTGGCGCACTCTTTATGGTAGATATGGCTCATATTGCGGGTCTGGTCGCTGCTGGCCTGCATCCAAATCCAGTTCCTCATGCGCATTTCGTGACGACGACGACTCATAAGACGCTTCGCGGGCCGCGCGGCGGCATGATCTTGTGCCGGAAGCCTTGGGCTGCAGCGATCGATAAGGCGGTATTCCCGGGTTCACAGGGCGGGCCGCTCATGCATGTTATTGCTTCGAAAGCAGTTGCCTTGGGTGAAGCGCTGCAGCCTTCGTTCAAGACCTATGCGGAGAATGTTGTGAAGAATGCCAAGGTATTGGCTGAAACGCTTGTTGCCGAAGGACTCAATCTTGTATCCGGCGGTACAGACAATCATCTGATGTTGATTGATACGCGCAATTTGAACATTACTGGTAAAGATGCTGAACACGTGTTAGATTCTATTGGCATTACAGTGAACAAGAACGCGATTCCATTCGATCCAACCAGCCCGTTTGTTACAAGCGGTATTCGCATCGGTACTCCTGCAGCTACTTCTCGGGGTATGGATGAAGCTGCGATGAAATCGATCGGGCAAATCATTGCCCTGGTTCTTAAGAATTCCAAGGACGAGTCTGTTCTGGAACAAGCTCGCAAACAGGTTAGAGCCTTGACGGATCAATTTCCGCTTTACCCGGAGCTGAGTTACGAATAG
- a CDS encoding low molecular weight protein arginine phosphatase has translation MRILFVCTGNTCRSPMAEAIFRKLAREREFHAEVSSAGVATVEGLPISRHAEDVLKDLGIKDQITSTPLHAELIEWADLILTLTQGHKRQAVANFPEKADKIFTLKEYVEEDEVVLAEQAELNQLIADLELSRALGQAIEETKERRIRELLQRMPQYDISDPFGGTREDYDAAAREIRAALEKLIVKLERERFR, from the coding sequence ATGCGAATATTGTTTGTGTGCACCGGAAATACTTGCCGCAGCCCCATGGCGGAAGCGATATTCCGCAAGCTGGCGCGGGAACGGGAATTTCACGCGGAGGTTTCTTCGGCGGGTGTTGCGACCGTGGAAGGACTGCCGATTTCCCGACATGCCGAGGACGTGCTAAAGGATTTGGGGATCAAGGATCAAATCACGTCTACTCCGCTCCACGCGGAGCTGATAGAATGGGCCGATCTTATCCTTACGTTAACTCAAGGGCATAAACGCCAGGCTGTTGCGAATTTTCCGGAGAAGGCGGATAAAATATTTACTCTAAAGGAATATGTGGAGGAAGATGAGGTCGTTCTTGCTGAGCAGGCCGAGCTTAACCAATTGATTGCGGATCTCGAACTGAGCCGCGCATTGGGACAAGCCATCGAAGAGACTAAAGAGCGGCGAATTCGTGAGCTGCTACAGCGGATGCCGCAGTATGATATCTCAGATCCGTTCGGCGGCACCCGCGAGGACTATGATGCAGCAGCACGAGAGATTCGGGCCGCATTGGAGAAGCTCATCGTAAAGCTGGAGAGAGAACGTTTTCGCTAA
- a CDS encoding TIGR01440 family protein — translation MDRGQQDQSLGAEVAEILEELATAASLGSGHLVVIGASTSEIAGQQIGTAGAEHIAAELYTGLAEVQSRFGFALAFQCCEHLNRALVVERAVLEQFALTEVAAVPMPKAGGSMASAAYRRMKQPCLAESVQAHAGVDIGETLIGMHLRHVAVPYRPARKFVGQARVTAAWTRPKLIGGERAVYKLPEAQDSHLCD, via the coding sequence ATGGATAGAGGACAACAAGATCAATCGCTTGGCGCAGAGGTAGCTGAGATTCTGGAAGAATTGGCAACTGCAGCTTCTTTAGGCTCGGGGCATCTGGTTGTGATTGGTGCAAGCACGAGTGAAATTGCGGGTCAGCAGATTGGTACGGCCGGGGCAGAGCATATTGCTGCCGAGTTGTATACTGGGCTAGCTGAAGTACAGAGCAGGTTCGGTTTTGCTTTGGCATTCCAGTGCTGTGAGCACTTGAATCGGGCGCTCGTTGTAGAGCGTGCCGTGCTGGAACAGTTTGCTTTAACCGAAGTTGCGGCGGTTCCCATGCCGAAGGCCGGGGGCTCGATGGCATCCGCGGCATATCGGCGAATGAAGCAGCCATGCTTGGCGGAAAGCGTTCAGGCGCACGCGGGCGTTGATATCGGCGAGACATTGATCGGGATGCATTTGCGACATGTAGCTGTTCCCTATCGTCCAGCGCGTAAGTTTGTCGGGCAAGCCAGGGTAACTGCGGCGTGGACGCGGCCAAAGCTGATTGGAGGAGAACGGGCGGTCTATAAGCTGCCTGAGGCACAAGACTCGCATCTTTGCGATTAG
- the atpA gene encoding F0F1 ATP synthase subunit alpha, whose translation MSIRPEEISTLIKSQIEQYKSEIEVAEVGTVIQVGDGIARVHGLENAMANELLEFENGVFGLALNLEESNVGVVILGPYSDIREGNQVKRTGQIMQVPVGDALLGRVVNPLGQPVDGKGPIETTEFRPVENNAPGVIERKSVHEPMQTGIKAIDSMVPIGRGQRELIIGDRQTGKTAIAIDTIINQKGNGVKCVYVAIGQKQSTVVNVVETLRRHGALDYTIVVTASASEPSPLLYIAPYAGVAMAEYFMYKGEHVLIIYDDLSKQAAAYRELSLLLRRPPGREAFPGDVFYLHSRLLERAAKLSDEMGGGSITALPFIETQASDVSAYIPTNVISITDGQIFLESDLFYSGQRPAINVGISVSRVGGSAQIKAMKKVAGTLRLDLAQYRELQAFSQFGSDLDKSTQARLTRGSRMMEILKQGVNQPLSVEKQVISLYTAVKGYLDDIPLGDVRRFEAEFLSFVDSQHEEVLQSIRDTKDLTADNEAKLKEVIEKFKRSFAVTK comes from the coding sequence TTGAGTATCAGACCTGAGGAAATCAGTACGCTGATTAAAAGTCAGATCGAACAATATAAATCGGAAATTGAAGTGGCCGAAGTCGGCACCGTTATTCAAGTTGGTGACGGTATTGCACGCGTCCACGGGCTTGAGAACGCCATGGCAAACGAACTACTCGAGTTTGAAAACGGCGTTTTTGGTCTTGCACTGAACCTAGAGGAAAGCAATGTAGGGGTTGTTATTCTAGGGCCATATAGCGATATTCGTGAAGGTAACCAAGTTAAACGCACCGGGCAAATTATGCAGGTTCCCGTTGGGGATGCCTTGCTTGGCCGTGTTGTCAACCCGCTTGGGCAGCCGGTTGATGGCAAGGGGCCTATCGAAACTACAGAGTTCCGTCCTGTAGAGAATAATGCGCCAGGTGTTATCGAACGGAAATCGGTTCATGAGCCGATGCAAACGGGGATTAAAGCGATCGACTCTATGGTTCCAATCGGACGTGGTCAACGCGAGCTGATTATCGGTGACCGCCAAACAGGTAAAACAGCGATTGCTATTGATACCATTATCAACCAGAAGGGTAATGGTGTGAAATGCGTATACGTTGCTATTGGTCAGAAGCAATCCACGGTAGTTAACGTAGTTGAGACGCTTCGTCGTCATGGAGCTCTTGATTACACGATCGTAGTTACGGCATCTGCTTCAGAGCCATCACCGCTTCTGTACATTGCGCCATATGCGGGTGTAGCGATGGCTGAGTACTTTATGTACAAAGGTGAGCACGTACTTATTATTTATGATGACTTGTCTAAGCAAGCGGCTGCTTATCGTGAGCTGTCTCTCTTGCTTCGCCGTCCGCCGGGCCGTGAGGCATTCCCGGGTGATGTCTTCTATCTGCACTCCCGTCTGTTGGAGCGTGCAGCGAAGCTGAGCGATGAGATGGGAGGCGGATCTATTACCGCACTGCCATTTATTGAGACTCAAGCTTCTGACGTATCGGCTTATATTCCAACGAACGTTATTTCAATTACGGATGGACAGATCTTCCTAGAGTCTGATTTGTTCTACTCTGGTCAGCGACCGGCGATTAACGTTGGTATCTCGGTATCCCGTGTAGGGGGATCTGCCCAAATCAAAGCGATGAAGAAGGTAGCAGGTACACTTCGTCTTGATTTGGCTCAATACCGCGAGCTCCAGGCATTCTCTCAATTTGGTTCTGACCTTGATAAGTCAACGCAAGCTCGTCTGACACGCGGTTCCCGGATGATGGAGATTCTAAAACAGGGTGTAAACCAACCGCTTTCTGTTGAGAAGCAGGTTATTAGCTTGTATACAGCAGTTAAAGGATATCTCGATGATATTCCACTTGGCGATGTGCGCCGTTTTGAAGCTGAATTCCTCTCCTTCGTGGATAGCCAGCATGAAGAAGTGCTGCAATCGATCCGTGATACGAAAGATTTGACGGCTGATAATGAGGCAAAGCTGAAAGAGGTTATTGAGAAGTTTAAACGTAGCTTTGCTGTTACGAAGTAA
- a CDS encoding AtpZ/AtpI family protein: MFDIRIPGNDGNLWVAAAYISGAGFLLAMYIVVGFLSARWLTERFDGPNYWVAIGAITGLVLGIVNIFVLIKKFLGAQNG, from the coding sequence TTGTTCGATATAAGAATACCTGGTAATGATGGCAATCTCTGGGTTGCTGCCGCTTACATTAGCGGTGCGGGTTTTTTGCTGGCTATGTATATTGTTGTCGGCTTTTTGAGTGCAAGATGGCTGACGGAGCGTTTTGACGGCCCGAATTACTGGGTTGCTATTGGGGCTATTACCGGCCTCGTGCTGGGAATCGTCAACATATTTGTACTAATCAAAAAGTTTTTGGGGGCACAGAATGGATGA
- a CDS encoding F0F1 ATP synthase subunit delta: MSREAVVAGRYAKALYEIAAQEGRTLEVEQEIRALVHAFNEDKDIQKFISTPKISEAAKWEALEAALEGKLSKPVVSLVKLLVERGRTGILPELLNSYIKVTGDAIGLATAIVYTTYPLNEEEKSAIADEFGAMVNKKIRVLNEIDKDLLGGMKVRIGDTLYDGSLAGKLERLEKSFRRQAL, encoded by the coding sequence ATGAGCCGTGAAGCTGTTGTAGCGGGCAGATACGCCAAAGCCCTGTATGAAATTGCTGCGCAGGAAGGGCGTACACTGGAAGTTGAACAGGAAATCAGAGCTCTCGTACATGCTTTTAATGAAGATAAGGATATCCAGAAATTCATTTCTACTCCGAAGATCTCAGAAGCGGCTAAATGGGAGGCGCTTGAGGCTGCGCTTGAAGGCAAGCTCTCCAAGCCCGTTGTCTCATTGGTGAAGCTGCTTGTGGAGCGGGGAAGAACCGGAATTTTACCGGAATTGCTAAACAGCTATATCAAAGTAACAGGCGATGCAATTGGACTTGCTACAGCCATCGTCTATACGACTTATCCTCTAAATGAAGAGGAAAAGTCGGCAATCGCGGACGAGTTCGGCGCGATGGTGAACAAGAAGATTCGTGTTCTGAACGAGATTGATAAGGATCTGCTCGGCGGAATGAAAGTCAGAATCGGCGATACGCTGTACGATGGAAGTTTGGCCGGGAAGCTTGAACGGCTTGAAAAGTCTTTTCGAAGACAAGCACTGTAG
- a CDS encoding manganese efflux pump MntP family protein yields the protein MAAVYDRLGELLTIILMAIALGMDAFSLGIGIGMRGVRWGEMLRIGVLVAFFHLLMPLVGVVAGQYAGEILGGLAKYVSGSLLVLLGGHMIWNSLFGKDEQAVDYRSFLGILLFSLSVSVDSFSVGVSLGMSRSSLLLTVIAFGLVGGMMSILGLLFGRGVGERLGEYGEAAGGAILLAFGLIFIF from the coding sequence ATGGCGGCAGTATACGACCGATTGGGCGAGCTGTTAACGATTATTTTGATGGCCATCGCTTTAGGAATGGACGCCTTTTCCCTGGGCATCGGTATTGGCATGCGAGGTGTTAGGTGGGGGGAAATGCTTCGGATCGGTGTTTTGGTTGCCTTCTTCCACCTTTTAATGCCGTTGGTAGGCGTTGTAGCCGGGCAATATGCAGGAGAAATACTTGGCGGCCTCGCAAAATACGTATCTGGCAGCCTGCTCGTGCTTCTTGGGGGGCACATGATCTGGAACTCTCTATTCGGCAAGGATGAACAGGCTGTGGACTATCGTTCTTTTCTAGGAATACTGTTATTCTCCTTAAGTGTAAGCGTAGATTCATTCTCTGTTGGCGTATCCCTGGGAATGTCCCGTAGCAGCTTGCTGCTGACGGTCATCGCCTTTGGTTTGGTTGGCGGGATGATGTCTATCCTCGGATTGCTGTTCGGCCGGGGCGTGGGTGAGCGTCTTGGTGAATATGGGGAGGCGGCAGGCGGTGCTATACTGCTCGCGTTTGGACTAATATTCATCTTCTGA
- a CDS encoding DUF72 domain-containing protein, producing MISIGLTGWGDHDDLYPPGTSSKQKLGLYARHFPVVEVDSSFYAVLGRDTYSRWLDMTPPSFTFILKAYQGMTGHARGKTPFEGPGVMFQAYLDSIAPVIESGRLRAVMFQFPPWFDCNPDHVRQLRAVRKWMGRLPLALEFRHQSWFAPGMRERTLEFMREEGWIHIVCDEPQVGQGSVPTVLEPTDDRLTIVRLHGRNAAGWTQGGAPNWREIRYLYRYNREELMEWRDKLKDLQSKGAREICMIFNNNSGGDAASNAREMMQLLGMEPAELPPSQLDLFGEGLDRLWGRN from the coding sequence ATGATATCCATCGGACTTACCGGTTGGGGAGATCATGACGATTTATATCCGCCCGGAACGTCGTCCAAGCAGAAGCTTGGGTTATACGCGCGGCATTTTCCGGTCGTCGAAGTGGATAGCTCGTTTTACGCGGTGCTCGGCAGAGATACGTATTCCCGCTGGCTGGACATGACGCCGCCTTCATTTACTTTTATACTCAAAGCCTACCAGGGCATGACCGGACATGCACGGGGAAAAACTCCCTTTGAAGGGCCGGGAGTCATGTTTCAGGCTTATTTGGATTCGATCGCTCCGGTCATTGAGTCGGGAAGGCTGCGAGCGGTTATGTTCCAATTCCCGCCTTGGTTTGATTGCAATCCCGATCATGTTCGGCAGCTTAGAGCCGTGCGAAAATGGATGGGACGGCTTCCGTTGGCATTAGAGTTCCGGCATCAGAGCTGGTTCGCCCCGGGAATGCGGGAGCGGACGCTCGAATTTATGCGGGAGGAAGGCTGGATTCACATCGTTTGCGATGAGCCTCAGGTGGGGCAGGGGTCAGTGCCGACGGTGCTTGAACCGACGGATGATCGTTTGACCATCGTGCGGCTGCACGGAAGGAACGCAGCGGGCTGGACTCAGGGCGGTGCTCCAAACTGGAGGGAAATCCGTTATTTGTACCGCTATAACCGCGAGGAATTAATGGAATGGCGAGATAAGCTCAAAGATCTGCAGTCGAAGGGTGCGCGTGAGATCTGTATGATCTTTAACAATAACTCCGGTGGCGATGCGGCTTCGAATGCCCGGGAAATGATGCAGCTCCTTGGTATGGAACCCGCAGAGCTACCGCCTTCGCAGCTAGATTTATTCGGTGAAGGATTGGACCGATTATGGGGGAGAAATTGA
- the atpE gene encoding F0F1 ATP synthase subunit C, which produces MTYLAAAIAVGVGALGAAIGNGMIVKSTVESIARQPEAANKLQTTMFIGVGIVEVVPLAATVIAFLIMFS; this is translated from the coding sequence TTGACTTATTTGGCAGCAGCTATTGCAGTAGGTGTTGGGGCGCTTGGCGCAGCTATCGGTAACGGGATGATTGTTAAGAGTACGGTTGAATCTATCGCTCGTCAACCAGAGGCAGCAAACAAGTTGCAAACAACGATGTTTATCGGCGTTGGTATCGTAGAGGTTGTTCCACTCGCAGCAACAGTTATCGCTTTCTTGATCATGTTCTCTTAA
- the atpG gene encoding ATP synthase F1 subunit gamma: MAKGIREIKRQIKSIQNTRQITKAMEMVASAKLRKAQEKAQSSRPYVEKLKEVVNSIAAASEGITHPMLVTRPVKRTAYIVITADGGLVGGYNTNILRKVMDVINEKHASKSEYGLFVVGRKGRDYFNRRELPVVKDVVELSDSPKFADIKSLAYAAVKGFEQEEFDEVFVCYNKFINAMTQLPTVDRLLPFDSVEASDQAEEYEYEPSPEAVLEVLLPKYAETLIFGALLEGKASELGAKMTAMGSATKNASKMIGELTLTYNRARQAAITQEITEIVAGANAQS, translated from the coding sequence ATGGCAAAAGGGATACGCGAAATAAAACGCCAGATCAAAAGTATTCAGAACACCCGTCAGATCACGAAGGCGATGGAAATGGTTGCTTCGGCCAAGCTTAGAAAAGCACAGGAAAAAGCACAATCTTCTCGCCCATACGTTGAGAAGCTGAAGGAAGTCGTGAACAGCATCGCTGCTGCATCCGAAGGCATCACCCATCCCATGCTCGTTACTCGTCCCGTGAAGCGGACTGCATATATTGTCATCACAGCAGACGGCGGGCTTGTTGGTGGATATAATACGAATATTCTTCGTAAGGTGATGGATGTCATTAACGAGAAGCACGCATCTAAATCGGAATATGGCCTGTTTGTGGTTGGACGTAAGGGTCGAGATTATTTTAATCGCCGAGAGCTTCCCGTAGTGAAGGATGTCGTCGAATTATCTGATTCTCCAAAGTTCGCTGATATTAAGTCTTTGGCATATGCTGCTGTTAAAGGCTTTGAACAAGAGGAATTCGATGAGGTATTTGTTTGCTACAACAAATTTATTAATGCGATGACCCAGCTGCCGACAGTAGATCGTTTGCTCCCATTCGACAGTGTCGAAGCGAGCGATCAAGCAGAGGAATACGAGTATGAGCCTTCTCCTGAAGCCGTGCTCGAAGTCCTGCTTCCTAAGTATGCAGAGACCCTCATTTTTGGCGCTCTTCTGGAAGGAAAAGCGAGTGAGCTTGGTGCAAAAATGACGGCGATGGGCAGCGCTACGAAAAATGCATCGAAAATGATCGGTGAACTGACCCTGACGTATAATCGCGCACGTCAAGCGGCTATTACCCAGGAAATTACGGAAATTGTGGCAGGGGCAAATGCTCAAAGCTAG
- the upp gene encoding uracil phosphoribosyltransferase: MGKLVVCDHPLIQHKLTFIRDMQTNTKDFRELVDEVATLMAYEITREVPLESIKVQTPVCEAEAKVISGRMLGLIPILRAGLGMLDGVLKLLPAAKVGHVGLFRDPQTLQPVEYYVKLPTDVQERELIVIDPMLATGGSAIAAIDVLKKRGCTQIKMMNLIAAPEGVQAVHEAHPDVDIYVAALDERLDEHGYIVPGLGDAGDRLYGTK; encoded by the coding sequence ATGGGAAAATTGGTGGTATGTGATCACCCTTTGATTCAACACAAACTGACTTTTATTCGAGACATGCAAACGAACACGAAGGATTTCCGTGAACTGGTGGATGAAGTGGCCACGTTGATGGCTTATGAAATCACGAGAGAAGTTCCGTTAGAATCCATCAAAGTGCAGACTCCGGTCTGCGAGGCTGAGGCGAAGGTCATCTCTGGCCGGATGCTAGGCTTGATTCCGATTTTGCGCGCGGGCCTAGGTATGCTGGATGGCGTGCTTAAATTACTTCCTGCGGCTAAGGTTGGCCATGTTGGATTGTTCCGCGATCCGCAGACGCTCCAGCCCGTGGAATATTACGTAAAGCTGCCTACCGATGTGCAGGAGCGTGAGCTTATCGTGATAGACCCGATGCTGGCCACCGGTGGTTCGGCAATTGCGGCTATTGATGTGCTTAAGAAGCGTGGCTGTACGCAAATTAAGATGATGAATTTGATCGCGGCGCCTGAAGGGGTACAAGCCGTACATGAAGCCCATCCGGACGTTGACATTTATGTTGCTGCTTTGGACGAACGCCTGGATGAGCACGGCTACATCGTTCCTGGCCTAGGTGATGCCGGTGATCGGTTGTATGGAACTAAATAA
- the atpB gene encoding F0F1 ATP synthase subunit A, whose product MHDAPIIMLGGFHLDLSAVMMLLVTMLIVFVICRLAVANLSVENPSKMQNFMEWVVEFVQGIVGSSMSSEKGKPFVSLGLTLILFIFVSNLLGLPLGVITEAHQPETVFGKVIQATANLSGGEHAHILWWKSPTADIAVTAGLAAVVFVIMNYLGVKNNREQYFKHYVKPFPIFLPLNIIENFSKPIALAIRLYANIFAGEVLISVILKMSYIGIPFMGIWQGFSVFVGGLQAYIFTMLTMVYISQYAVPEEGH is encoded by the coding sequence ATGCATGACGCACCGATCATTATGCTTGGAGGGTTTCACCTGGATTTATCCGCCGTTATGATGCTCTTGGTAACTATGCTTATCGTATTCGTCATATGTCGATTAGCTGTAGCGAATTTGTCGGTCGAGAATCCATCCAAGATGCAGAACTTTATGGAATGGGTCGTTGAATTTGTCCAAGGAATTGTTGGAAGCTCCATGAGCTCAGAGAAAGGGAAGCCTTTTGTTTCCTTAGGGTTGACATTGATCCTATTCATATTTGTATCTAACCTTCTTGGTTTGCCGCTGGGGGTCATCACAGAGGCTCATCAACCTGAAACGGTCTTTGGAAAGGTTATTCAAGCAACAGCGAATCTTTCCGGAGGAGAGCATGCTCATATTCTATGGTGGAAGTCTCCAACTGCAGATATTGCTGTGACGGCTGGATTGGCAGCAGTTGTATTTGTAATCATGAACTATTTGGGAGTCAAAAATAACAGGGAACAATATTTTAAGCACTACGTCAAGCCGTTTCCGATATTTTTGCCACTGAATATCATCGAGAACTTTTCTAAGCCGATTGCGCTGGCTATCCGTCTATATGCGAATATTTTCGCGGGTGAGGTTTTGATTTCGGTTATTCTCAAGATGAGCTATATAGGTATACCATTTATGGGAATATGGCAAGGATTCAGTGTTTTTGTCGGAGGGCTTCAGGCTTACATATTCACCATGCTCACTATGGTGTATATATCACAGTATGCAGTTCCTGAAGAAGGGCATTAG